A window of the Streptomyces sp. Ag109_O5-10 genome harbors these coding sequences:
- a CDS encoding DUF2637 domain-containing protein, whose protein sequence is MRAQLARVDAVLVQALIAAALSFAHLHDVASAAGQDGWKAWAYPVSVDLLLVAAWRRLRTGTTKASAWCWFVIALVASLGANVATAGLLDLGDVPAWLRILVAGWPAVAFLGGTLLAHTTPRAPNAIETADDDQEEEPEPTPETQAEERPSALPTVPVPAALVAHARKVASEHHTRTGTPIDTPTLRARLGVPAPMAEAIAAQL, encoded by the coding sequence ATGCGCGCCCAGCTGGCCCGCGTCGACGCGGTGCTCGTACAGGCGCTCATCGCCGCCGCGCTGTCCTTCGCTCACCTCCACGACGTCGCCTCGGCGGCCGGACAGGACGGATGGAAAGCCTGGGCCTACCCCGTCTCCGTCGACCTGCTGCTCGTCGCCGCCTGGCGCCGTCTGCGCACCGGCACCACGAAGGCCTCCGCCTGGTGCTGGTTCGTCATCGCCCTCGTCGCATCCCTCGGTGCGAACGTCGCCACCGCCGGCCTTCTCGACCTCGGCGACGTCCCCGCCTGGCTGCGCATCCTCGTCGCCGGATGGCCGGCCGTCGCCTTCCTCGGCGGCACCCTCCTCGCCCACACAACGCCCAGGGCACCCAACGCCATAGAGACCGCCGATGACGACCAGGAGGAAGAGCCCGAACCGACTCCGGAGACGCAGGCCGAAGAACGACCGTCCGCACTCCCAACCGTCCCGGTCCCGGCCGCCCTCGTCGCGCACGCCCGCAAGGTCGCCAGCGAGCACCACACCCGCACCGGCACTCCCATCGACACCCCGACCCTCCGCGCCCGCCTCGGCGTACCCGCCCCCATGGCCGAAGCCATCGCTGCCCAGCTCTGA
- a CDS encoding mobile element transfer protein translates to MTANRRFRNVTRIGPVQVGTAYDDRGREKHTAACSAPRCGFSADYDSRAAAELAARTHRCPVR, encoded by the coding sequence GTGACCGCCAACCGCCGCTTCCGCAACGTCACCCGCATCGGCCCCGTCCAGGTCGGCACCGCCTACGACGACCGGGGCCGCGAGAAGCACACCGCCGCCTGCTCCGCACCCCGCTGCGGCTTCTCCGCCGACTACGACAGCCGCGCCGCCGCCGAACTCGCCGCCCGCACCCACCGCTGCCCCGTCCGCTGA